Proteins from a single region of Phycisphaeraceae bacterium D3-23:
- the ribH gene encoding 6,7-dimethyl-8-ribityllumazine synthase yields the protein MNQIQAKLIPGDHRIAIACGRFNEFIVGHLLEAARDTWRMLGGADDHLTVCQVPGAFELPVTAKKLAETGDYAAVIALGCVIKGETDHYDAVVEQTAKGVKDVGVQTGVPCIFGVLTCDTLEQAIHRAGAKLGNQGRSAMMTAVEMANLMQNLDKG from the coding sequence GTGAATCAAATCCAAGCCAAGCTCATCCCCGGCGACCACCGCATCGCCATCGCCTGCGGCCGATTCAACGAGTTCATCGTCGGCCACCTGCTCGAAGCCGCCCGTGACACGTGGCGGATGCTCGGCGGCGCCGACGACCACCTCACCGTCTGCCAGGTCCCCGGCGCGTTCGAGCTGCCCGTGACCGCCAAAAAACTCGCAGAAACCGGCGACTACGCGGCCGTGATCGCGCTGGGCTGCGTCATCAAGGGCGAGACCGACCATTACGACGCCGTCGTCGAGCAGACCGCCAAGGGGGTCAAGGACGTGGGCGTACAAACCGGCGTGCCGTGCATCTTTGGCGTGCTGACCTGCGACACCCTTGAACAGGCGATCCACCGGGCCGGGGCCAAGCTCGGCAACCAGGGCCGATCCGCGATGATGACGGCCGTGGAAATGGCGAACCTGATGCAAAACCTCGACAAGGGCTGA
- the mdh gene encoding malate dehydrogenase has protein sequence MPKRAKISIIGAGGNVGASVALWSAVKELGDIVAIDLKRKLDDGSEMLPVEGRMLDLAQCGPMELFDSNITATDDYSAIEGSDVVVVTAGIPRKPGMSRDDLIGTNVKIVKSVSENVKQHAPDAIVILVSNPLDAMVYTAWKATGFPTNRIIGQAGCLDVARFKTFIAMETGYSVEDINALLLGGHGDDMVPLPRYTNIAGIPVTQFISEEKLNELVERAKKGGGEIVKKMGTSGYYAPASGTVQMVEAIIKDKKRILPCASYCDGEYGIKGLFVGVPTVLGASGVEKIVECDLNEAEQKLMDESAAHVQDLVDVVKNLDPSLE, from the coding sequence ATGCCCAAGCGTGCAAAGATCTCCATCATCGGGGCCGGCGGCAACGTCGGCGCGTCCGTCGCCCTCTGGTCGGCCGTGAAAGAGCTCGGCGACATCGTCGCCATCGACCTCAAACGCAAGCTCGACGACGGCAGCGAAATGCTCCCCGTCGAAGGCCGCATGCTCGACCTCGCCCAGTGCGGCCCGATGGAGCTGTTTGATTCCAACATCACCGCGACCGACGACTACAGCGCGATCGAAGGCAGCGACGTCGTCGTCGTCACCGCCGGCATCCCCCGCAAGCCCGGCATGTCGCGCGACGACCTCATCGGCACCAACGTGAAGATCGTCAAGTCCGTCAGCGAGAACGTCAAGCAGCACGCCCCCGACGCCATCGTCATCCTCGTGAGTAACCCGCTTGACGCGATGGTCTACACCGCGTGGAAGGCGACGGGCTTCCCGACGAATCGCATCATCGGCCAGGCGGGGTGCCTCGACGTGGCGCGCTTCAAGACCTTCATCGCGATGGAGACCGGCTACAGCGTCGAAGATATCAACGCGCTCCTGCTCGGTGGCCACGGCGACGACATGGTCCCGCTCCCGCGCTACACCAACATCGCCGGCATCCCCGTCACCCAGTTCATCAGCGAAGAAAAGCTCAACGAGCTCGTCGAACGCGCGAAAAAGGGCGGCGGCGAGATCGTCAAGAAGATGGGCACCTCCGGCTACTACGCCCCCGCATCAGGCACCGTCCAGATGGTCGAGGCCATCATCAAAGACAAAAAGCGCATCCTCCCCTGCGCCTCCTACTGCGACGGCGAGTACGGCATCAAGGGCCTCTTCGTCGGCGTCCCCACGGTGCTCGGCGCGAGCGGCGTCGAGAAGATCGTCGAGTGCGACTTGAACGAAGCCGAGCAAAAGCTCATGGACGAGAGCGCGGCGCACGTCCAGGACCTCGTCGACGTCGTGAAGAACCTCGACCCGTCGCTGGAGTAG
- the nusB gene encoding transcription antitermination factor NusB, protein MPKRRDIRRLAMQVLYQLDLSAVHNPPTAETLAQSLDDEHDSDATRTLAAEVALAAWAIHRDADAKVAVLAPDWPTHRQPPVDRAILRLAYYEIVSGHAPPKVAINEAVELAKTYCAEQTPAFINGVLDKLAKQHADPAGEPASVEPASAGGPPPPQRPPNADDWLDDAVNG, encoded by the coding sequence ATGCCCAAACGCCGTGACATCCGCCGACTCGCCATGCAGGTCCTCTACCAGTTGGACCTCTCAGCCGTGCACAACCCGCCCACCGCGGAGACCCTGGCCCAGTCGCTCGATGATGAGCACGACAGCGACGCGACCCGCACCCTCGCCGCCGAGGTCGCGTTGGCCGCCTGGGCGATACACAGGGACGCCGACGCCAAGGTCGCCGTGCTCGCGCCCGACTGGCCCACCCACCGCCAGCCGCCCGTCGACCGCGCGATCCTCCGGCTGGCCTACTACGAAATCGTCTCGGGCCACGCCCCGCCCAAGGTCGCCATCAACGAGGCCGTCGAGCTCGCCAAGACCTACTGCGCCGAGCAGACCCCCGCCTTCATCAACGGCGTCCTCGACAAGCTCGCCAAACAACACGCCGACCCCGCAGGCGAACCCGCCTCGGTGGAGCCCGCTTCAGCGGGCGGCCCCCCGCCGCCCCAACGCCCCCCCAACGCCGACGACTGGCTCGACGACGCGGTCAACGGATAG
- a CDS encoding Gfo/Idh/MocA family oxidoreductase: MSKLRIGILGLGNIAHQFAGDVTAPGSGGGSTRCTITAAASRSGEKSQQFCKQYGIEHACGDYQSLIAHPGVDSVYIALPNNLHLEWATKAMEQGKHVLCEKPIAMDADEAEQMFDVSRRTGCKLVEAFMYRCHPQTIAMVETVRSGAIGELKLIRSSFCFNVRDTAGNTRFDTALGGGALMDVGCYCIDLAMLLAGGAPASATATGRRHKSGVDVACDGLLMFRGGVMSTFSCAMDLQASNLAQVCGTEGYLDIPVPWKPPEVGARWTHQGMTPPKQDAVQLHVGGEDAGGPYAHEHSVDAGQRLYALEADAFARVVLEGEPPFVTEQETVARMRVLDDMRQQVGVRWD, encoded by the coding sequence ATGAGCAAACTCCGCATCGGTATCCTGGGCCTGGGCAATATCGCACACCAGTTCGCCGGCGACGTCACGGCCCCCGGTAGTGGCGGCGGATCGACGCGCTGCACGATCACCGCCGCCGCGTCGCGCTCGGGCGAGAAGTCGCAACAGTTCTGCAAGCAGTACGGCATCGAACACGCCTGCGGTGACTATCAATCGCTGATCGCTCATCCGGGGGTCGACTCGGTTTACATCGCGCTGCCCAACAACCTGCACCTCGAGTGGGCGACCAAGGCGATGGAGCAGGGCAAGCACGTCCTGTGCGAGAAGCCGATCGCGATGGATGCCGACGAGGCGGAGCAGATGTTCGACGTGTCGCGCCGGACCGGCTGCAAGCTCGTCGAGGCGTTTATGTACCGCTGCCACCCGCAGACGATCGCGATGGTCGAAACCGTCCGCAGCGGCGCGATCGGCGAATTGAAACTCATCCGGTCGAGCTTCTGCTTCAACGTCCGCGACACGGCCGGCAACACACGCTTCGACACGGCGCTGGGCGGCGGGGCGCTGATGGATGTCGGGTGCTACTGCATCGACCTGGCCATGCTGCTCGCGGGCGGCGCACCGGCAAGCGCCACCGCAACCGGTCGGCGACATAAGTCCGGGGTCGATGTCGCCTGCGACGGGCTCTTGATGTTTCGAGGCGGCGTGATGTCGACGTTCTCGTGCGCGATGGATTTGCAGGCGAGCAACCTCGCGCAGGTCTGCGGGACCGAGGGGTATCTCGACATCCCCGTGCCCTGGAAGCCCCCGGAAGTAGGCGCCCGGTGGACACACCAAGGGATGACACCGCCCAAGCAGGACGCCGTACAACTACACGTGGGCGGCGAGGACGCGGGTGGGCCGTATGCGCACGAGCATTCGGTCGATGCGGGTCAGCGGCTTTATGCACTGGAGGCCGATGCGTTTGCGCGGGTCGTGCTGGAGGGCGAGCCGCCTTTCGTGACCGAGCAGGAGACGGTCGCGCGGATGCGGGTGCTGGACGACATGCGACAGCAGGTCGGTGTGCGGTGGGATTAG
- a CDS encoding glycosyltransferase, producing MSPHYSLIIPAYNEQDQLARTLPLIRDAMARVGQPGELIVVDNNSTDATAQVAREHGAAVVFEPVNQIAKARNAGAKAAISDAFIFVDADTTPAGELLKQAVTLMLDDRAIGGGGIVEMDTEVPCTVRLVLGFWNTVSRLCRLSAGCFFFCQRDAFEEAGGFPESVYASEEIWLGRKLRKLGRQRGKPMTILREPTVKTSARKTDQTFRVAGMMLLFLVFPFAVRWRRFCGYWYKGKETGEVDAVGARSVSE from the coding sequence GTGTCCCCACACTACTCCCTCATCATCCCTGCCTACAACGAGCAGGACCAGCTCGCGCGGACGCTGCCGCTGATCCGCGACGCCATGGCGCGGGTCGGACAGCCCGGCGAGCTCATCGTCGTCGACAACAACTCGACCGACGCCACCGCACAAGTCGCCCGCGAGCACGGCGCAGCCGTCGTCTTCGAGCCGGTCAACCAGATCGCCAAGGCCCGCAACGCCGGGGCGAAGGCCGCGATTTCCGATGCGTTCATCTTTGTCGACGCCGACACGACCCCCGCCGGCGAACTATTGAAACAAGCCGTGACGCTGATGCTCGACGACCGAGCAATCGGCGGGGGCGGGATCGTCGAGATGGACACCGAGGTGCCTTGCACCGTCCGGCTGGTGCTGGGGTTCTGGAACACCGTGTCGCGCCTGTGCCGACTCTCGGCCGGGTGCTTCTTCTTCTGCCAGCGCGACGCGTTCGAGGAAGCGGGCGGCTTCCCCGAGTCGGTCTACGCCAGCGAAGAGATCTGGCTGGGGCGCAAGCTCCGCAAACTGGGCCGGCAACGCGGCAAACCGATGACGATCCTGCGCGAGCCGACGGTCAAGACCTCGGCCCGCAAGACCGACCAGACCTTCCGCGTCGCGGGGATGATGCTGCTGTTTCTGGTGTTCCCCTTCGCCGTGCGCTGGCGGCGGTTTTGTGGGTATTGGTACAAGGGCAAGGAGACGGGCGAAGTGGATGCCGTCGGAGCACGAAGCGTGAGCGAGTGA
- the ftsY gene encoding signal recognition particle-docking protein FtsY translates to MGLFRSTIDKLAKGLRKTREGTGVAITTILSGKPLSKQLLRDLEKAMIQADIGIKTAIELRKDIEAAWERGEINTGDDALRDLKSQLTAYFPEEDRTLRMAPPDQGPTVILVCGINGAGKTTSIAKICKSLRDEGHSVLLGACDTFRAAAVEQLEVWSGRLGVEVVKGQQGGDPAAVAFDATQAAIARKADVLILDTAGRLHTQSHLMDQLAKIRRVVEKQLPGAPHEVLLVIDATTGQNGVNQAREFAQSTDVTGIFLSKLDGSARGGIVIAIRELLNLPVKFIGVGETPDDVEPFDPARFVEAMFEV, encoded by the coding sequence ATGGGACTCTTCCGCTCCACCATCGATAAGCTCGCCAAAGGCCTGCGCAAGACGCGCGAGGGCACGGGCGTTGCCATCACCACGATCCTCTCGGGCAAGCCGCTGTCCAAACAACTGCTGCGCGACCTGGAGAAGGCCATGATCCAGGCAGACATCGGCATCAAGACCGCGATCGAGCTGCGCAAAGACATCGAGGCCGCGTGGGAGCGCGGCGAGATCAACACCGGCGACGACGCGCTGCGCGACCTCAAGAGCCAGCTCACCGCCTACTTCCCCGAAGAAGACCGCACGCTCCGCATGGCCCCCCCGGACCAGGGGCCCACGGTGATCCTCGTCTGTGGGATCAACGGCGCGGGCAAGACGACCTCGATCGCGAAGATCTGCAAGTCCCTGCGCGACGAGGGGCACAGCGTCCTGCTGGGCGCGTGCGACACCTTCCGCGCCGCGGCGGTCGAGCAGCTCGAGGTCTGGTCGGGCCGGCTGGGCGTCGAGGTCGTCAAGGGCCAGCAGGGCGGCGACCCCGCAGCGGTGGCGTTCGACGCGACCCAGGCCGCGATCGCGCGCAAGGCCGATGTCCTCATCCTCGACACCGCAGGCCGGCTGCACACGCAGTCGCACCTGATGGACCAGCTCGCCAAGATCCGCCGCGTCGTCGAGAAACAACTCCCGGGCGCACCCCACGAAGTCCTGCTCGTTATCGATGCGACCACCGGCCAGAACGGCGTCAACCAGGCCCGCGAGTTCGCGCAGTCCACCGACGTCACCGGCATCTTCCTCTCCAAGCTCGACGGCAGCGCACGCGGCGGCATCGTCATCGCTATCCGCGAGCTGCTCAACCTCCCCGTCAAGTTCATCGGCGTGGGCGAAACCCCCGACGACGTAGAGCCCTTCGACCCCGCGCGATTCGTCGAAGCGATGTTCGAGGTGTAG
- a CDS encoding RtcB family protein: MKAKQLEKLGIPAALSKPAKWAASAARQDGQSLEEVKAKLKMLVDDPEALLDDTYFRDLAAEMAKYRRIDAARKQFADQPPRVEPAPYRQWGDDLDDNAVKQMENACRLPVAAQAALMPDAHLGYGIPIGGVLAARNAVIPYAVGVDIACRVKLSVFDLPPEQLDGHRDRLTNALEHETRFGIGASFIDRGGHGTAREHGVMDADWSVSPVTQRFKDKAHAQLGTSGSGNHFVEFGTLTVDDAEAKTMGLETGGTYLALLSHSGSRGVGAQVCEHYSRMAMLMHPELDKQMQHLAWLEMDSHEGQEYWAAMNLMGDYASANHACIHDAVVRNLGAEVLAGVENHHNFAWKETHADPDTGEAVEMIVHRKGATPAGEGVLGIIPGSMATPGYVVVGKGGAGSLDSAAHGAGRVMSRKKAKESFRWNHVKPTLEKAGVTLLSAGLDEVPGVYKDIEQVMSDQSDLVAKVARFDPKLVKMAPAGERPED, from the coding sequence ATGAAAGCCAAGCAACTCGAAAAACTCGGCATCCCGGCGGCGCTGTCCAAGCCCGCGAAGTGGGCGGCATCCGCGGCGCGGCAGGACGGGCAGTCACTCGAAGAAGTGAAGGCCAAGCTCAAGATGCTTGTCGACGACCCCGAGGCGCTCCTCGACGACACCTACTTCCGCGACCTCGCGGCGGAGATGGCGAAGTATCGGCGGATCGACGCGGCGCGCAAGCAGTTCGCCGACCAGCCGCCGCGCGTCGAGCCCGCGCCGTACCGGCAGTGGGGCGACGACCTGGACGACAACGCCGTGAAGCAGATGGAGAACGCCTGCCGGCTGCCTGTCGCTGCGCAGGCGGCGCTGATGCCCGATGCGCACCTGGGTTACGGCATCCCGATCGGCGGGGTGCTCGCCGCGCGCAACGCGGTCATCCCGTACGCCGTGGGCGTCGATATCGCTTGCCGGGTCAAGCTCAGCGTCTTCGACCTGCCGCCGGAACAACTGGATGGCCACCGTGACCGGCTGACCAACGCGCTCGAACACGAGACCCGCTTCGGCATCGGCGCGAGCTTCATCGACCGCGGCGGGCACGGCACCGCGCGCGAGCACGGCGTGATGGACGCCGACTGGTCCGTCTCCCCTGTCACCCAGCGCTTCAAGGACAAGGCCCACGCCCAACTCGGCACATCCGGCTCGGGCAACCACTTCGTCGAGTTCGGCACGCTCACCGTCGACGACGCCGAGGCGAAGACCATGGGTCTCGAAACGGGCGGCACGTATCTCGCGCTCCTGTCGCACTCGGGCAGCCGGGGTGTCGGCGCGCAGGTCTGCGAGCACTACTCGCGGATGGCGATGCTGATGCACCCGGAGTTGGACAAGCAGATGCAGCACCTCGCGTGGCTTGAGATGGACAGCCACGAGGGCCAGGAGTACTGGGCGGCGATGAACCTGATGGGCGACTACGCCAGCGCGAACCATGCGTGCATCCATGATGCGGTCGTGCGCAACTTGGGGGCGGAGGTGTTGGCGGGCGTAGAGAACCACCACAACTTCGCGTGGAAGGAGACGCACGCCGATCCTGACACGGGCGAGGCGGTCGAGATGATCGTGCATCGCAAGGGCGCGACCCCTGCGGGCGAGGGCGTGTTGGGCATCATCCCCGGGTCGATGGCGACCCCGGGCTATGTCGTCGTTGGCAAAGGCGGCGCGGGTTCGCTCGACTCGGCGGCGCATGGCGCAGGGCGGGTGATGTCGCGGAAGAAGGCCAAGGAGAGCTTCCGCTGGAACCACGTCAAGCCGACGCTGGAGAAGGCGGGGGTGACGCTCCTCTCGGCGGGCCTCGACGAGGTACCCGGCGTGTACAAGGACATCGAGCAGGTGATGAGCGACCAGAGCGACCTGGTGGCGAAGGTCGCGCGGTTTGATCCGAAGCTCGTGAAGATGGCTCCGGCGGGTGAGCGGCCCGAGGACTGA
- a CDS encoding SMP-30/gluconolactonase/LRE family protein: MRPLAALLAVSLLASFAAPAAAQLIPEDAAPEKVANGYQFTEGPAAGPDGCIYFTDIPAELILKYDPATGETETVVEESGAANGLMWDTRIDDVLIACRHRGRDVAAYYNDLSQLSPGVEQHEDDRLNSPNDLDLDQEGNVYFTDPRYGNRDSMEMDIEGVYFVSRDPDTDQVDRMVRIIDDLTRPNGIVLSPDESILYVADNGTNEIFAYDITAPGEIENKRLFARLNEGRGGGPDGMCVDAQGRLYAAGQGRVWVYNPDGSAAGSINVGSACTNCTFAADGKTLYITANRGLYRIELETETALPVEEDE, encoded by the coding sequence ATGCGCCCACTCGCCGCCTTGCTCGCCGTGTCCCTGCTGGCTTCGTTTGCCGCCCCCGCCGCCGCCCAACTCATCCCCGAAGACGCCGCCCCCGAGAAGGTCGCCAACGGCTACCAGTTCACCGAAGGCCCCGCCGCCGGCCCCGATGGCTGCATCTACTTCACCGACATCCCCGCCGAGCTGATCCTTAAGTACGACCCGGCGACGGGGGAGACAGAGACGGTGGTTGAAGAAAGCGGGGCGGCGAACGGGTTAATGTGGGACACGCGGATCGATGATGTATTAATCGCCTGCCGACATCGCGGCCGCGATGTTGCCGCGTACTACAACGATCTTTCGCAGCTTTCACCCGGGGTCGAACAGCACGAGGACGATCGGCTAAACAGCCCGAACGATCTGGACCTCGACCAGGAAGGCAACGTCTACTTCACTGATCCGCGCTACGGCAACCGCGATTCGATGGAGATGGATATCGAGGGTGTCTACTTCGTTTCCAGAGACCCCGACACGGACCAGGTCGACCGGATGGTCCGCATCATTGACGACCTCACCCGCCCCAACGGCATCGTGCTCTCGCCCGACGAGTCGATCCTCTACGTCGCGGACAACGGCACGAATGAAATCTTTGCGTACGACATCACCGCCCCCGGCGAGATTGAGAACAAACGGCTGTTCGCCCGGCTCAACGAAGGCCGGGGTGGCGGGCCCGACGGGATGTGTGTCGATGCGCAGGGCCGGCTCTACGCCGCCGGGCAGGGTCGCGTCTGGGTCTACAACCCCGACGGCAGCGCCGCGGGGTCGATCAACGTCGGCTCTGCGTGCACCAACTGCACCTTCGCCGCGGACGGCAAGACGCTCTACATCACCGCCAACCGCGGGCTGTACCGGATCGAGTTGGAGACGGAGACAGCGCTGCCGGTTGAAGAAGATGAATAA
- the rpiB gene encoding ribose 5-phosphate isomerase B produces the protein MKIAIAADHAGLPLKAPIVELIQSLGHEVADLGAHEFDKDDDYPDFARYVGQAIQHGQADRGIIVCGSGVGASVAANKMAGVRAAICHETYSAAQGVEHDDMNVLCLGGRIIGPTQAEQLVKAFLGANYSGEARHQRRLEKVLAIEAAGQQ, from the coding sequence ATGAAGATCGCGATCGCCGCCGACCACGCCGGGCTGCCGCTCAAAGCGCCGATAGTCGAGCTGATCCAGTCGCTGGGCCACGAGGTCGCGGACTTGGGTGCCCACGAGTTCGACAAGGACGACGACTACCCCGACTTTGCGCGGTACGTCGGCCAGGCGATCCAGCACGGCCAGGCCGACCGCGGCATCATCGTCTGCGGCTCGGGCGTCGGGGCGTCGGTCGCGGCGAACAAGATGGCGGGCGTACGCGCGGCGATCTGCCACGAGACCTACTCGGCCGCGCAGGGTGTCGAGCACGACGACATGAACGTGCTGTGCCTGGGCGGCCGCATCATCGGCCCGACCCAGGCCGAGCAGCTGGTCAAGGCCTTCCTCGGCGCAAACTACTCGGGCGAAGCACGCCACCAGCGCCGGCTGGAGAAGGTCCTGGCGATCGAGGCTGCAGGACAGCAGTGA
- a CDS encoding prepilin-type N-terminal cleavage/methylation domain-containing protein — protein MASSPKTRKPGTPGTHGFTLIELLVVISIIALLIGILLPVLGAARASARDSQSLSNVRQIGSIAMANFVYENKGHYPWMSSGIPGANRPHGNKPRWADFVYPYIEDTGVFQNPHIEPTNEVLNRKFWHETSTADAMQAAEHPGLDYTGTARVEPADGFTLYGGYGYNYQYLGNARSSVQFRRSDTSITDASSTVVLGDTLGQGSDPTEGVYVIDPPVGSARTSGDGSFYHGSAAADRSAPVARGNGSGEFAFADGHGESLAPELLDDIDEDGNADNGYWNGWGNPAQY, from the coding sequence ATGGCATCCAGCCCCAAGACCCGCAAGCCCGGCACACCGGGCACCCACGGCTTTACCCTCATCGAACTCCTCGTCGTCATCAGCATCATCGCGCTGCTGATTGGCATCCTCCTGCCTGTCCTCGGTGCTGCCCGCGCGTCGGCCCGCGACAGCCAGTCGCTCTCCAACGTCCGGCAGATCGGCAGCATTGCCATGGCCAACTTCGTCTACGAGAACAAGGGGCACTACCCCTGGATGTCGTCGGGCATCCCCGGGGCCAATCGTCCGCACGGCAACAAGCCGCGCTGGGCCGACTTTGTCTACCCCTACATCGAGGACACCGGCGTCTTCCAGAACCCGCACATCGAGCCGACCAACGAAGTCCTGAACCGTAAGTTCTGGCACGAGACGAGCACCGCCGACGCGATGCAGGCGGCCGAGCACCCCGGTCTCGACTACACCGGCACGGCCCGCGTCGAGCCGGCCGACGGCTTCACGCTCTACGGCGGGTACGGCTACAACTACCAGTACCTCGGCAACGCGCGGTCCAGCGTCCAGTTCCGCCGATCCGATACCAGTATCACCGACGCCTCGAGCACGGTCGTCCTCGGCGATACGCTGGGCCAGGGCTCGGACCCGACCGAGGGTGTCTACGTCATCGACCCGCCTGTCGGCTCGGCCCGCACATCCGGTGACGGCAGCTTTTACCACGGCTCGGCCGCGGCCGACCGCTCGGCTCCCGTCGCCCGCGGCAACGGCTCGGGCGAGTTCGCGTTTGCCGACGGCCACGGCGAATCGCTCGCGCCCGAACTGCTCGACGACATCGACGAAGACGGCAACGCAGACAACGGCTACTGGAACGGCTGGGGCAACCCGGCGCAGTATTGA
- a CDS encoding sulfatase-like hydrolase/transferase produces MRTLPALFLLLCTLPLVACSHAPTPARPNILFISIDDLRPELGCYGAGHMHTPHIDALTQSGVAFDRCYVQVAVCNPSRASTLTGLRPDRLHVYTLRQHFRETAPDAVTLPQHLSAHGYTSHGLGKIFHNPWQDPRSWDAPHQWPDASHNHYTPEQRAFTRRVEETLPDNAWQKGNLRGPIAHDPDIPDADHFDGALTVLAQGRLQQLAQEGRPFFLAVGYTLPHLPWCPPRAWWDRYDRSALPLADNPYPPHGAPRVALGTSYELAHYADNVEMPTPYAGTLPEGEARRLRHAYYASVSFIDAQVGLLIDELDRLGLADDTIVVLWSDHGWKLGEHNAWGKMTNYELDTRIPMVIRDPRAQANGQRSGQLVESIDLYPTLCELAGVPSPAEIDGRSAAVLLDDPDTPHRDAAFSQYTRQGLMGNAIRTERWRYVEWRRLDNGSLAAQELYDHDNDPQENQNIVDDHPEAVARLAQLIANTLETGPIDLRAPIRSDPGGERRSVRWTNAYPGSVRVTWINPMGHRQSAFDLAPGAARQLNTFVGHAFAVESLDGAYHEVVRIGTDDRERTLAPDAKP; encoded by the coding sequence ATGCGAACCCTCCCCGCGCTGTTCCTGCTGTTATGCACCCTCCCGCTGGTGGCCTGCTCCCATGCCCCGACGCCGGCCCGGCCCAATATCCTCTTCATCAGCATCGACGACCTCCGCCCCGAACTCGGCTGCTACGGGGCCGGCCACATGCACACCCCCCACATCGACGCGCTCACGCAATCCGGCGTCGCCTTCGACCGCTGCTACGTCCAGGTCGCCGTCTGCAACCCCTCCCGCGCCAGCACCCTCACGGGGCTTCGGCCCGACCGCCTGCACGTCTACACGCTCCGCCAGCACTTCCGCGAGACCGCCCCCGACGCCGTGACCCTCCCCCAGCACCTCAGCGCCCATGGCTACACCAGCCACGGCCTGGGCAAGATCTTCCACAACCCCTGGCAAGACCCGCGCTCATGGGACGCTCCACACCAATGGCCCGACGCGAGTCACAACCACTACACCCCCGAACAGCGGGCCTTCACCCGGCGGGTCGAAGAGACGCTTCCCGACAACGCCTGGCAGAAGGGCAATCTCCGAGGGCCGATCGCCCACGACCCGGACATCCCGGACGCCGACCACTTCGACGGGGCGTTGACCGTCTTGGCGCAGGGGCGCCTCCAACAACTCGCCCAAGAAGGCCGGCCGTTCTTCCTCGCCGTCGGCTACACCCTCCCGCACCTGCCGTGGTGCCCGCCGCGCGCGTGGTGGGACCGCTACGACCGTAGCGCATTGCCCCTGGCCGACAACCCCTACCCCCCCCACGGCGCACCCCGTGTCGCGCTGGGCACCAGCTACGAACTCGCGCACTACGCGGACAACGTCGAGATGCCCACGCCTTACGCCGGCACGCTCCCCGAGGGCGAGGCCCGCCGGCTCCGCCACGCCTACTACGCCTCGGTCTCCTTCATTGATGCACAGGTCGGCCTGCTGATAGACGAGCTGGACCGGCTGGGGCTGGCCGACGACACGATCGTTGTCCTCTGGAGTGACCACGGCTGGAAGCTTGGCGAGCACAACGCCTGGGGCAAGATGACGAACTACGAACTGGACACCCGCATCCCCATGGTCATCCGCGACCCACGCGCACAGGCCAACGGCCAACGCTCCGGCCAACTCGTCGAGTCGATCGACCTCTACCCGACCCTCTGCGAACTGGCGGGTGTGCCATCCCCCGCCGAGATCGACGGGCGGAGCGCGGCGGTGCTGCTCGACGACCCCGACACGCCCCACCGCGACGCCGCCTTCAGCCAGTACACCCGTCAGGGGCTGATGGGCAACGCCATCCGCACCGAGCGTTGGCGTTACGTCGAGTGGCGTCGTCTCGACAACGGCTCCCTCGCCGCGCAAGAGCTATACGACCACGACAACGACCCGCAGGAAAACCAGAACATCGTCGATGACCACCCCGAAGCCGTAGCACGCCTCGCGCAGTTGATCGCAAACACGCTGGAGACCGGCCCGATCGACCTGCGCGCGCCGATCCGCTCCGACCCGGGTGGGGAACGCCGCAGCGTCCGCTGGACCAATGCCTACCCCGGCAGCGTCCGTGTGACCTGGATCAACCCGATGGGCCATCGGCAGTCCGCGTTCGACCTCGCCCCGGGCGCGGCACGCCAACTCAACACCTTCGTCGGCCACGCCTTCGCGGTCGAGAGCTTGGACGGGGCATACCACGAGGTTGTCCGCATCGGTACAGACGATCGCGAACGCACACTTGCGCCCGACGCCAAGCCATAG